CACAGGCCGGCATGTCGACCGGTGGGGAGATGTGGGCGCAGATCGCCACGTCGGCCCTCATCTGGGTGGGCGTGCCCCTGGCCGTGGGCGTGACCCGCGTGCTGCGCGGGGAGATCAAGACGGCCTGACGCCCGCCGGGCCGCCCGACGAGCGTGCCGGCGCCTTCCTCTTCCGCCCGGGACGGGAAGAGCGCCGGCACGCTCGTCGCGTTCCACCGGGCGACACCCGGCGGGTCGACGACGACGGCACCCGACCGCCGGGTCGTCCGGTGTCGCACCAGGATCAGGGCGACTCGCCGCGCATCTCGACCGCGATCTGCTCCGCGTCCAGCAGGTCCAACGCCCGCGACAGCAGCGCCGAGTCGAACGTGCCGTCCGCCCGCGCCCGCAGCAGCGCCGCCCGCTGCGCCTCGATCACCCGCACCCGCAGCTCGAAGAACTGCGCCGACAGCCCCGCCGACCGCGCCGCGTCCTCGTCCCGCTCCGACTCCTCCCGCACCACCGCACCCCGCACCGTCGCCACCACGTCCGGGTCGTACGGCGACCCGTCCACCCGCACCGGCCCCCCGTCCAACAGGTCCGCCGCCGCGTCGTGCACCACCACCCGCAGGCCCGCCGCGTGCTCCGCCGCCGTCGGCGGCTCCACCCCCGCCAGACCCAGGCGCCGCACCACCCACGGCAGCGTGCCGCCCTGCACCAGCAACGTGCCCGCCGCCACCCCGAACGCCACCAGCACCAGCAGCGACCGCTGCGGGAAGTCCGCCGGGAGAGTCTGCGCCGCCGCCAACGTCACCACCCCACGCATCCCCGCCCACACCAGCACCACACCCTCCCGCGGACCCAACGGCGCCGCCGCCAGATAGTCGATGTCCGCCACCCGGCGTGTGATGCGCCGGCTGAACCGCTCGATGCGCGCCAGCAGCCGCTCCCCACCGCCGTCCTCGCCCACCCCCGGGCGACGGCGCGGCCGGTCCTGGTCCTCCCCCCGCTGCAGCCGCTCCTCCTCGTGGGCCCGACGCCGCGACTCCGTGTCCTGCGGCCACGCCGACCGCAGCACCTCCAACGCCTCGTCCGACGTCATCGACCGCGACGGGTCGTGCGCCGACAGCTTCGCGTCCAGCCGGTCCTGCATCGTCGCCAACGTGCCCCGCAGCTGTTCGCCCCGCCGACGCCGCAGCGCCAGCCAGCGCAGCAGCGGCAGCACGAACGCCGCCCGCACCAGCACCACGCCGAACGCCGCCACCACCGCCACACCCAACGCCCGCCACAACGACCCGTGCTCCTCCTGCACGTCCGTCACCAGCGCGAAGAACTGCAGACCCATCACCAGGAACAGGGCACCCTCCAGCAGCCCCTCCACCGTGCGCCAGTTCACCTTCTCCGCCGACCGCACCTGCGGCGTCAGGTACCGCGCCGACAGGGTGCCCGTCACCAGCCCCGCCGTCACCGACGCCACGATCCCCGACGCCTCCAACGCCTCCGCCGGCCAGTACGCCGCGAACGGCACCAGGAACGACACACCGGTGGACAACGCCGGCGTCGGCAGCCGACGCCGCACCCGCAGACCCAGCAGCCCCACCACCACGCCGCTCACCACCGCCACCGCGACCGCCCACACGAAGTCCCCCACCACCGACCAGAACGACACGCTCGCCGCCGTCGCCGCCACCGCCGACCGCAGCAGCACCAGCGACGTCGCGTCGTTCAGCAGCCCCTCGCCGTCCAGCACCGTCACCACCCGCGCCGGCGCACCCAGCCGCTTGATGATCGACGTCGCCACCGCGTCCGTCGGGCTCACGATCGCCCCCAGCGCGATCCCCGCCGCCAGGTCCAGGCCCGGGATCATCCACGCGAACACGAAGCCCAGACCCACCGCCGACACCACCACCAGCAGCACGCTCAACCCCGAGATCGCCCCGAAGTCACGCCGGAAGTCCATCGACGGGAACGACGCCGCCGCCGCGTACAGCAGGGCGGGCAGCACCCCCGCGAGGATGATCTCCGGCTCCACCTCCCACGCCGGCACCGCCGGGAGGAAGCTCACCCCCAACCCGATCAGCACCAGCACCAACGGCGCACCCACCCCCGCGCGGGGGGCGAGGGCTGACACGGCGATGATCACGGCGACGGACGCGACCGCCACCAGCATGACGTCCATGCACCTCACCGTAGGTGGGCGCTACCTGTGGTGCGGGCCGGCGCCGCCGCGAGTCAGCGCGGATTCCCGCGAGTCAGCGCTGGCTCCCGCGAGTCAGCGTGGATCCCCGCGAGTCAGCGTGGATCCCCGCGAGTCAGCGCGGATCCCCGCGAGTCAGCGCTCGGTCGCGCGAGTCAGCGTGGCGCGGTCGGGTTCCGGACGTGCGAGGGGGCCGCGCGCCGTCGCGTTCACGGGCGCAGGGCGCCCTCCACTTCGGGTCTGACGACGACGCGCGGCCCCCTCCCACGTCCTTTCAGCGTCGCGTCCGATGTCGGTCCCGCAACCAGCACTGACCGGTTGCACTTTGCGCAGACTCGCGCGCAACTGCGCTGAGTCGCGTCGGCGAGCGCTGAGTCGCGGGAGCCTGCGCTGAGTCGTGGGGCGGGGCGCTGAGTCGGGCGGCCGTGCGCTGAGTCGCGTCGGTGAGCGCTGACTCGCGGGAGCCTGCACTGACTCGCGGGGATCAACGCTGACTCGCGGGAGCCCGTGCTGAGT
This Isoptericola jiangsuensis DNA region includes the following protein-coding sequences:
- a CDS encoding cation:proton antiporter; the protein is MDVMLVAVASVAVIIAVSALAPRAGVGAPLVLVLIGLGVSFLPAVPAWEVEPEIILAGVLPALLYAAAASFPSMDFRRDFGAISGLSVLLVVVSAVGLGFVFAWMIPGLDLAAGIALGAIVSPTDAVATSIIKRLGAPARVVTVLDGEGLLNDATSLVLLRSAVAATAASVSFWSVVGDFVWAVAVAVVSGVVVGLLGLRVRRRLPTPALSTGVSFLVPFAAYWPAEALEASGIVASVTAGLVTGTLSARYLTPQVRSAEKVNWRTVEGLLEGALFLVMGLQFFALVTDVQEEHGSLWRALGVAVVAAFGVVLVRAAFVLPLLRWLALRRRRGEQLRGTLATMQDRLDAKLSAHDPSRSMTSDEALEVLRSAWPQDTESRRRAHEEERLQRGEDQDRPRRRPGVGEDGGGERLLARIERFSRRITRRVADIDYLAAAPLGPREGVVLVWAGMRGVVTLAAAQTLPADFPQRSLLVLVAFGVAAGTLLVQGGTLPWVVRRLGLAGVEPPTAAEHAAGLRVVVHDAAADLLDGGPVRVDGSPYDPDVVATVRGAVVREESERDEDAARSAGLSAQFFELRVRVIEAQRAALLRARADGTFDSALLSRALDLLDAEQIAVEMRGESP